The DNA window TTTGAAAGGCCCCTTAAAGCCCTCCCCACATAAGGTTTTGTCCATCCATCAGAACATTCAATTACCGCTCCTTCGTCTGCCATAATGACGGGGTTCTTGAAGGGATGATCTGAGACTGCCAGGTAATTTCCATGCCTTCCAAATCGTATGAAGGGTTGAAACCAGATTTGTTCATTACGCCCGGGAAGTGGGACAAAGGGGGAAAGAGTATAGAGAAACTTGTATCCTTGAATGTTGGGTAGTGGAATTTCCCGGTAGTCTTTAACTCTAAATCTTCCAAGTCCTGTGGATGCATCCCGGCCGAAGCCCAATCTACCGATATTTTTCATAGCCTTCGATATCTTTTCTACATCCAGAGCGTCTTCCATATAGAGTACAAAAATAACCAGTTCAAGCCCAGGAGCAAACCAGGTGTTTTCCTGGGTATAGGGAGCAAAATTGCGTCCTGAAGTGGTAAAGCTTAGACGATTGATACTATTGTGAGGCTGAGAAATTCGTTTCCATAGACCATCTCCGAGACCGAGCTCTCTGACCACATCCCTATCGCTCAACCTTCTATTTAGATCCACTTCCAGTACCAGTCTTTCCGAGGAGACAGCAATCCATTTCTTCTTTTTCAGCTCCTTTAGTGAGCTTACCATATCAAAACAGTTTTTATCCTTTTCGGAGTTGGATATGTTATAGAAATGAAGAGGACAGGCAGGAGTCGGGAAGAAGTACTTTACTGTCCTTTTATTTTCTCTGAGAACCGGAAAGGCTGAGGAAAAAACGATAAAGGGTTTACTATCATAGACTTTAAGCCATGTTTTGAGACCACCATTAAGTAAATTACTGTTCATTTCTGCCTGCCAGCAGAAATGTCCGAACAGGGTATCACCCTTAAGAGGTGTACCAAAGGCTGAAACTGGCTCTATGACGACTTCACACAGCTTCATGGTTCTGTCCTTTTCCTTTTATTCCTTACTGAAAGGAAGTATTTCTTCGAATCTTTTCTGCAGGTTACTATTTTCAAAGTGAAACTTAATGCGCCCGTAACCCCTGCTTCCATTTCCACCAAGAGTGTCAAGTTCTAGGAGTTTCATACCCTCAAGAAGTACTTTTTCAAGATATTTGCTGTCATCTCCATCGAATATCTTGAGAGAGATAAAGAAATCGAACTCCACTCCAGCAGGTACCCTTTCCGTAAACCTCGGATTCTGAGCCGTTCCCGTTATTCTATTTATGGAGTTTTCCGGCTTCACTTCGGTTAGAACCATTTTGCCTTCTCTTGCCTGTTCACGGCATCTTTCGGATAGCATGCAGTCTGATACGGAAATCCTCGTGGGACCAAACCCTTTGAGGGCTTCTTCCTCCGCTCCACTGGTACCGAATATCTTTATTATGGCTTCGCCAAGCTTTCTGCTGTTTCCATTTGCATTTTCTAGGCTTTTTATTGATAGAGGTTTCCCTTC is part of the Thermodesulforhabdus norvegica genome and encodes:
- the csm3 gene encoding type III-A CRISPR-associated RAMP protein Csm3: MKLIAIKEYRGTIELKTGLHIGAGDIEMHIGGTDNPVVKHPFTFEPYIPGSSLKGKIRSLLELKSGLIAYTEGKPLSIKSLENANGNSRKLGEAIIKIFGTSGAEEEALKGFGPTRISVSDCMLSERCREQAREGKMVLTEVKPENSINRITGTAQNPRFTERVPAGVEFDFFISLKIFDGDDSKYLEKVLLEGMKLLELDTLGGNGSRGYGRIKFHFENSNLQKRFEEILPFSKE
- the csm4 gene encoding type III-A CRISPR-associated RAMP protein Csm4; amino-acid sequence: MKLCEVVIEPVSAFGTPLKGDTLFGHFCWQAEMNSNLLNGGLKTWLKVYDSKPFIVFSSAFPVLRENKRTVKYFFPTPACPLHFYNISNSEKDKNCFDMVSSLKELKKKKWIAVSSERLVLEVDLNRRLSDRDVVRELGLGDGLWKRISQPHNSINRLSFTTSGRNFAPYTQENTWFAPGLELVIFVLYMEDALDVEKISKAMKNIGRLGFGRDASTGLGRFRVKDYREIPLPNIQGYKFLYTLSPFVPLPGRNEQIWFQPFIRFGRHGNYLAVSDHPFKNPVIMADEGAVIECSDGWTKPYVGRALRGLSKIQPEAVGQGYTMVIPCELKGRTER